In a single window of the Thermoanaerobaculia bacterium genome:
- a CDS encoding glycosyltransferase family 39 protein produces the protein MNQYIHRSIAGFLLILTCCLLSLAAGWNNSATTDEPCHILAGYAMVSQGYYDFNPEHPPLAKLLSGLSLLAIHPVMPSSIPGDRMSRLPLLIHEFLYQNRVSPMAILRWARFPMIFFVALLLWLTYLWAKEMYGRGVALAAVTLLGTQPLLLGQGQVVHTDVAATVFWVMSLYALHRLVQRPGPAYSSLLSLALGFSFLSKFSSIYLILIVLLLAMAISLIRHRPGIAMWSLVSTLGAIILIVAVYHLSMRNQNEDVEKLVIEQTMARFPHDHSLRTSQLLRLAEISPSLAHIALGLTCVEMTNQEGQGINYLFGQVRVKGFLLYFPSAFLLKCTFPLLLLFGIRFLRRKLTLEEGLFLVSPILIYFLVSSTSSYNIGARHLLPIVPMVAILGASLFTDRGMKSGIGVLLLLQCLIPLTAFPHYIAHVNYLAGGRWMGAHYLADSNLDWGQDWVRMSHTLSRMGIPGNRVTTVYIGTGFPAAHIHGSMNFFDEPARWRPYVVLSKQVEQTGESLLLFQGRIQESRALTGFLNQLHREGEVMVSTGSTLTLYRRKE, from the coding sequence TTGAACCAGTATATTCACAGGTCGATCGCGGGATTTCTTCTGATACTGACCTGCTGTCTTCTCTCCCTGGCTGCTGGCTGGAACAACAGCGCGACAACGGATGAACCCTGTCATATCCTGGCAGGATACGCGATGGTTTCCCAGGGATATTATGATTTCAATCCGGAGCACCCGCCGCTGGCAAAACTTCTTTCCGGGCTCTCGCTTCTCGCCATTCATCCCGTTATGCCCTCTTCGATCCCCGGGGACCGGATGAGCCGCCTTCCTCTGCTGATTCATGAGTTCCTCTATCAGAACCGCGTTTCACCCATGGCGATTCTGAGATGGGCTCGTTTCCCCATGATCTTCTTTGTTGCCCTGTTACTCTGGCTGACCTATCTGTGGGCAAAGGAGATGTACGGAAGAGGCGTGGCTCTGGCGGCAGTGACTCTTCTCGGGACACAGCCTCTGCTCCTCGGCCAGGGGCAGGTGGTCCACACCGATGTTGCAGCAACTGTATTCTGGGTCATGTCCCTCTATGCCCTTCACCGTCTGGTTCAAAGACCGGGCCCTGCGTATTCGTCTCTTCTGAGCCTTGCGCTTGGATTCTCTTTTCTATCCAAATTTTCATCCATCTATCTGATCCTGATCGTTCTTCTTCTGGCCATGGCCATTTCCCTGATCCGCCATCGGCCCGGAATCGCCATGTGGTCTCTTGTTTCGACCCTGGGAGCCATCATTTTGATCGTGGCGGTCTACCATCTATCTATGCGAAATCAGAATGAGGACGTGGAGAAACTGGTGATCGAGCAGACGATGGCACGATTTCCGCATGACCACAGCCTCCGGACTTCTCAGCTTCTCCGCCTTGCAGAGATCAGCCCTTCCCTCGCCCATATCGCCCTGGGGCTCACCTGCGTGGAAATGACAAACCAGGAGGGCCAGGGCATCAATTATCTCTTCGGTCAGGTACGAGTCAAAGGGTTTCTTCTCTATTTCCCGTCGGCCTTTCTCCTGAAATGCACCTTCCCCCTGCTTCTCCTCTTCGGGATCAGATTTCTTCGAAGGAAGCTCACTCTGGAGGAAGGGCTTTTCCTCGTATCCCCTATCCTGATCTATTTTCTGGTATCTTCCACATCTTCGTACAATATAGGCGCACGCCACCTTCTTCCTATCGTACCCATGGTTGCCATTCTGGGAGCCTCACTCTTCACGGATAGGGGCATGAAATCCGGAATCGGGGTCCTTCTCCTACTCCAATGCCTGATTCCACTGACCGCCTTTCCTCACTACATCGCCCATGTCAATTACCTGGCAGGAGGACGATGGATGGGAGCCCATTACCTGGCTGACTCCAACCTGGACTGGGGGCAGGACTGGGTTCGCATGTCCCATACTCTTTCCAGGATGGGCATCCCGGGAAATCGTGTGACAACCGTCTACATTGGAACCGGGTTTCCTGCGGCCCACATCCATGGATCCATGAATTTTTTTGATGAACCGGCCCGTTGGCGACCCTATGTCGTTCTATCCAAACAGGTCGAACAGACGGGCGAGAGCCTGCTCCTTTTCCAGGGAAGGATCCAGGAATCCCGGGCTCTCACCGGATTCCTGAACCAGCTGCACCGGGAGGGGGAAGTCATGGTATCGACCGGAAGCACGCTGACACTGTACCGACGGAAGGAATGA
- a CDS encoding nitroreductase family protein, translating into MIQELVTRSRSYRRFDSRYTIDMSFLRDLVILARFSPSAANRQPLKFLLSCDSQTNDLIFPTLSWAAYLPDWNGPAPEERPSAYVVILGDLSIHDRFGCDLGIAAQSMMLGAAEKGLGGCMIAHIDHDRLRTSLHIEDRYEILLVLALGKPAEEVILEDVESSGDIRYWRDPEGRHHVPKRKLEDLILQVQEHL; encoded by the coding sequence ATGATTCAAGAACTGGTTACCCGTTCCAGAAGCTACCGAAGGTTTGATTCGCGTTACACAATCGATATGAGTTTTTTGCGTGATCTTGTTATTCTGGCGAGATTTTCGCCCTCAGCCGCCAATCGTCAACCGCTGAAATTCCTGCTTTCCTGTGATTCTCAGACAAATGATCTGATTTTTCCCACCCTTTCCTGGGCTGCCTACCTGCCGGACTGGAACGGTCCCGCGCCGGAGGAGCGGCCCTCAGCCTATGTCGTAATTCTTGGGGACCTTTCAATCCATGACCGGTTCGGTTGTGATCTTGGCATTGCGGCGCAAAGCATGATGCTTGGGGCGGCAGAAAAGGGGCTGGGAGGGTGCATGATTGCCCATATCGATCACGATCGTCTCCGAACGTCCCTTCACATCGAGGATCGATACGAGATTCTTCTTGTTCTCGCTCTTGGAAAACCAGCAGAAGAGGTCATTCTGGAAGATGTGGAATCCTCAGGAGATATCCGATACTGGAGGGATCCGGAAGGAAGGCATCACGTACCCAAACGGAAGCTGGAAGATCTTATCCTGCAGGTGCAGGAACATCTTTGA